A genomic window from Triticum urartu cultivar G1812 chromosome 7, Tu2.1, whole genome shotgun sequence includes:
- the LOC125523378 gene encoding aquaporin NIP1-1, whose amino-acid sequence MAGGGDNSQTNGGSQEPRAMEEGRKDDYDQGCGLAISLPFVQKIIAEIFGTYFLIFAGCGAVTINKSKGQITFPGVAIVWGLTVMVMVYSVGHISGAHFNPAVTFAFATVRRFPWRQVPAYVLAQMLGATLASGTLRLMFGGRHEHFPGTLPTGSDVQSLVLEFIITFYLMFVISGVSTDNRAIGELAGLAVGATILLNVLIAGPVSGASMNPARTVGPALIGSEYRSIWVYVVGPVAGAVAGAWAYNLIRFTNKPLRELTKSTSFLRSMSRMNSVSV is encoded by the exons ATGGCAGGAGGAGGCGATAACTCCCAGACGAATGGAGGATCTCAGGAGCCGCGCGCCATGGAGGAAGGGAGGAAGGACGACTATGACCAGGGCTGCGGCCTCGCCATCTCTCTCCCCTTCGTCCAGAAG ATCATCGCCGAGATTTTCGGGACCTACTTCCTGATCTTCGCGGGGTGCGGCGCGGTGACCATCAACAAGAGCAAGGGGCAGATCACGTTCCCCGGCGTGGCCATCGTGTGGGGCCTCACCGTGATGGTGATGGTGTACTCCGTCGGCCACATCTCCGGCGCGCACTTCAACCCGGCCGTCACCTTCGCGTTCGCCACCGTGCGCCGCTTCCCGTGGAGGCAGGTGCCGGCGTACGTGCTGGCGCAGATGCTCGGGGCCACGCTGGCCAGCGGCACGCTGAGGCTCATGTTCGGCGGGCGCCACGAGCACTTCCCCGGCACGCTCCCCACCGGGTCCGACGTGCAGTCGCTCGTCCTCGAGTTCATCATCACCTTTTACCTCATGTTCGTCATCTCCGGCGTCTCCACCGACAACAGAGCC ATCGGGGAGCTGGCAGGGCTGGCCGTGGGTGCAACCATCCTGCTTAATGTGCTGATAGCTGG GCCGGTGTCGGGGGCGTCGATGAACCCGGCGAGGACGGTGGGGCCGGCGCTGATCGGGAGTGAGTACAGGTCGATCTGGGTGTACGTGGTGGGGCCGGTGGCCGGAGCCGTGGCCGGGGCGTGGGCGTACAACCTCATCCGCTTCACCAACAAGCCCCTGCGCGAGCTCACCAAGAGCACCTCCTTCCTCAGGAGCATGAGCAGGATGAACTCCGTCTCCGTCTGA